One Pieris napi chromosome Z, ilPieNapi1.2, whole genome shotgun sequence DNA window includes the following coding sequences:
- the LOC125062723 gene encoding LETM1 domain-containing protein 1, whose protein sequence is MSTYRINTVSRILLSYNRSNCIKLCSQRIDANRFLTQERPKHTSAIKHEKEKFRTFVITRYIQYVKNYTKVLEVRFPAAMKMYRVFSIGIKDFLRDLKAYITLRIKFTRDQGFSKMSRQDIELYEKMPGDMWKIAPVLILSTIPFGNYIIFPLALLKPKKLLCSHFWSIQQRVEFSMQDLTERLRHNRAVFRALQEKMGSIPESDLKVKWEKIIALLGSGVHPTPNDVIACEKLFTMSPYSLKDLSYSHMGQLLKMHGLQKSLFRRKKLKYRAFLLWEMDKAIIREGGVDVLGSESLRNACHIRGLNGSHLSNQNMRDWLQQWLQVSQNINSTSYSLLLHCPILFAYNHPQNWVLIY, encoded by the exons ATGTCTACCTATAGAATAAATACAGTTTCAAGAATACTTTTATCCTACAATCgttcaaattgtattaaattgtgTAGCCAAAGAATCGATGCGAATAG ATTCTTGACACAAGAGCGACCAAAACATACAAGTGCTATAAAACATGAAAAGGAAAAATTTAGAACATTTGTAATAACTAGATACATTCAGTATGtgaaaaattatactaaagtgCTGGAGGTAAGATTTCCAGCAGCAATGAAGATGTACCGAGTGTTTAGTATTGGTATAAAAGACTTTCTTAGAGATTTAAAAGCATATATCACACTTAGAATCAAGTTCACTAGAGATCAGGGCTTTTCAAAAATGAGTCGACAAGACATTGAACTTTATGAAAAAATGCCAGGAGACATGTGGAAAATAGCACctgttttaatattgtctaCCATTCCTTTTGGAAACTATATCATATTCCCATTAGC ATTACTGAAACCCAAAAAGCTGTTGTGCTCTCATTTTTGGTCTATACAACAGAGAGTGGAATTTTCAATGCAAGATTTGACAGAACGTCTAAGACACAACCGTGCTGTGTTTAGAGCTCTTCAAGAAAAAATGGGCAGTATTCCAGAGAGtgatttaaaagtgaagtgggAAAAAATAATTGCCCTTTTAGGGTCAGGAGTTCACCCAACTCCTAACGATGTAATAGCTTGTGAAAAGTTATTTACAATGTCTCCATATAGTTTAAAAGATCTGTCATACTCGCACATG ggGCAGTTGCTCAAAATGCATGGGTTACAAAAAAGCTTATTTAGgaggaaaaaactaaaatatagaGCATTCTTGCTATGGGAAATGGACAAAGCAATAATTAGGGAAGGTGGTGTGGATGTACTTGGATCTGAATCATTGAGAAATGCATGTCACATACGTGGTTTAAATGGAAGCCACCTATCAAATCAGAACATGCGAGATTGGCTCCAACAATGGTTACAAGTTTCACAAAATATCAACTCAACTTCATATTCTTTATTACTACATTGTCCAATCCTATTTGCCTATAATCATCCACAAAACTgggttttaatatattaa
- the LOC125062719 gene encoding uncharacterized protein LOC125062719 — translation MTIYLILICLTICIINVTESKKPYDKNKLATWQLECELGIISDPECPVDGGWSAWTSWTSCQGSCDETGHRRRTRECINPPPSKNGLPCSGTDYEMETCYLNNCSLKDFRLLVKGDPARSTGLRQLEAVPAVAERCLQIECPFEAIEAALVTENIWQLNAEEIWNDLLCVKRNLGCPVTGQWSAWDSWSICGARCGKGLRWKQRKCDTPPPSDARLTCSGSPLQYEECEGDQCAIEEPYLEHSSTGSWTPWGSWTECSENCGMGIRRRKRLCIEKYTPHSLFTWNTNCRGQYDQVETCSKKKCNLDGGWSGWSAWGACSQTCGAGKRSRCRSCTRPSPFGKGKNCFGSRTEVGTCHLKPCEVYSHTVSFFNGDSALEYFFPKQHFTFFHFYIRFMPLSPSGTIVRRGKLNDPFIHLTLHKWHLCLDISGSSKCILPRFCSPNSIAPAVWHSALVTFTNNAALLRIDDAQMPLKYSVSCNPELDKNVLSISVGKEFHGAVEEIIVNFIPLSMFIEKQRHLSTSSKLFPISASNIVYDKANLDEAFVSLENDYYIRIPCFNKSEDTWHVKLTLNPTTGDGLILVIYDSLIGNWILLALENFRLKIKLKAGEWKPESLSSTAHQIDQWIDLSISKRKSANVIEAAINGRERLHIFLNNWQFQKRDGNNRRQTYVNDSSAGIYNICGDIDDKYATVLPNTIHHIKCRDEFYVGDIPFYIKKNISEDIQGFSGTIASIHINGALLNLHDCNRERNMGNTVQLSSRTASLSGSYHETAWGKSNILNLTCIYSKVLSSVKSQSYWVMLDTAISGRLSSKNVTVYDDGRILRLSLPEDKELRGFYTCRSYSNERTRNVITYGVIGKFENNFMGPDFTTALAVFTTLSLVVFTLGWLITEGINDLRDGYGFFRDIHLTPEKEAEAVCNYIDQNIHLLGSKSAARVAKARARRKARQLASRASFAAQEPEGLMEIDNNGSVIEESPSTSLLQLPDTKCLRIEPSHQVFRCEPSYVSSPRHGSNITSPLTRITSSSSIENSSRNLYSKLLLSKTRTSSKENLGAQILHRIKNEIPSNRLQLLTIKPSALVNTLSPGQRVLQKFQQLKMDDP, via the coding sequence atgacaatttatttaatattaatctgTTTGACTATATGCATTATAAATGTAACCGAAAGTAAAAAACCttatgacaaaaacaaattagccACATGGCAGCTGGAATGtgaattaggtattatttcCGACCCCGAATGCCCTGTTGATGGTGGATGGTCTGCTTGGACCTCATGGACAAGCTGTCAAGGATCTTGCGATGAAACTGGTCACCGTAGGAGGACAAGAGAATGCATAAATCCACCACCGTCAAAAAATGGGTTACCATGTAGTGGAACAGATTACGAAATGGAAACATGTTACCTTAATAATTGCAGTTTAAAAGATTTTCGTTTATTGGTGAAGGGTGATCCAGCTAGATCTACGGGTCTCAGACAATTAGAGGCAGTTCCCGCTGTTGCAGAACGTTGTTTGCAAATTGAATGTCCGTTTGAAGCAATTGAAGCTGCTTTAGTAACAGAGAACATATGGCAATTAAATGCGGAAGAGATATGGAATGATTTGCTTTGTGTTAAGCGTAATTTAGGATGCCCCGTCACAGGACAGTGGAGTGCGTGGGACTCTTGGTCTATTTGCGGAGCACGTTGCGGAAAGGGTTTGCGATGGAAACAAAGAAAATGCGATACACCTCCTCCTTCAGATGCTCGCCTTACCTGTTCTGGATCCCCATTACAATATGAAGAATGTGAAGGTGATCAATGCGCTATAGAAGAACCGTATCTAGAACATTCGTCTACAGGTTCTTGGACGCCATGGGGCTCTTGGACGGAGTGTTCAGAAAATTGTGGTATGGGTATTAGGCGGAGAAAAAGATTATGCATTGAAAAATATACACCTCATTCGCTTTTTACCTGGAACACAAATTGTCGCGGACAATATGATCAAGTGGAAACTTgctcgaaaaaaaaatgtaacctCGATGGTGGATGGTCAGGTTGGAGCGCTTGGGGTGCGTGCTCCCAAACATGTGGGGCAGGTAAACGCTCTAGGTGTAGATCCTGCACGAGACCCTCACCGTTTGGGAAAGGTAAAAATTGCTTCGGATCACGAACTGAAGTTGGAACGTGTCACTTAAAGCCGTGTGAGGTTTATTCTCATACAGTGAGTTTTTTCAACGGTGACTCTgctttagaatatttttttccaaaacaacacttcactttttttcacttttataTCCGTTTTATGCCTTTGTCGCCGTCAGGAACAATCGTTCGTCGGGGAAAATTGAATGATCCATTTATACATCTAACATTGCATAAATGGCATTTATGTTTGGATATCAGTGGTTCGTCAAAATGTATATTGCCTCGCTTTTGTTCACCTAATTCAATAGCTCCCGCTGTTTGGCATTCAGCTCTAGTCACATTCACAAATAATGCAGCTTTATTGCGAATTGATGACGCACAAATGCCGTTGAAATATTCCGTGTCATGTAATCCTGAGCtagataaaaatgtattatctaTAAGCGTAGGCAAAGAATTTCATGGAGCTGTCGaagaaattattgttaatttcatTCCGTTGAGTATGTTCATTGAAAAACAACGACATTTAAGCACTTCatcaaaattatttccaaTATCCGCTTCAAATATTGTATATGACAAGGCCAATCTTGATGAAGCTTTTGTTTCACTAGAAAACGACTATTATATTCGCATACcctgttttaataaaagtgaAGACACTTGGCATGTGAAATTGACTTTAAACCCTACAACGGGTGATGGTTTAATCTTAGTCATATACGATAGCTTGATTGGTAATTGGATATTATTAGCATTAGAgaattttcgtttaaaaattaaattaaaagccgGTGAATGGAAACCCGAATCACTAAGTTCTACTGCGCATCAAATCGACCAATGGATAGATTTGAGCATATCCAAAAGAAAGTCAGCAAACGTAATTGAAGCTGCTATAAATGGTAGAGAACGGttgcatatatttttgaataattggCAATTTCAGAAGAGAGATGGTAATAATAGACGTCAAACTTACGTAAATGATTCAAGTGCaggtatttacaatatatgtGGTGATATCGATGATAAATACGCTACTGTTTTACCGAACACCATCCACCACATCAAATGTAGGGATGAATTTTATGTCGGCGACAtacctttttatattaagaaaaatatttctgaAGACATCCAAGGGTTTTCCGGCACTATTGCttctatacatattaatgGCGCTTTATTAAACCTTCATGATTGCAATAGAGAAAGAAATATGGGTAATACCGTTCAGTTATCTTCGCGCACAGCGAGTCTCTCTGGATCTTATCATGAAACAGCGTGGGGTAAATCAAACATACTTAATCTCACCTGCATATATTCTAAGGTTTTAAGTTCTGTTAAAAGTCAAAGTTATTGGGTAATGTTAGACACAGCTATCTCCGGAAGATTGAGCAGCAAGAATGTTACGGTTTATGATGATGGAAGGATCCTCAGACTTTCGTTACCGGAAGATAAAGAACTGAGAGGGTTTTATACTTGCAGGTCATACTCAAACGAAAGAACTCGTAACGTAATCACATACGGCGTCATTGGTAAATTTGAAAACAATTTCATGGGCCCTGATTTCACCACAGCTTTGGCAGTATTTACGACACTTTCCCTAGTAGTATTCACATTAGGATGGCTTATAACAGAAGGTATCAATGATCTTCGCGATGGATATGGGTTTTTCAGAGACATACATCTTACCCCTGAAAAAGAAGCTGAGGCTGTTTGCAATTATATCGACCAAAATATACACTTATTGGGTTCGAAGAGTGCAGCTAGAGTGGCGAAAGCAAGAGCAAGACGCAAAGCCAGGCAATTAGCAAGTAGAGCAAGCTTCGCGGCGCAGGAACCAGAAGGTTTGATGGAAATAGATAACAACGGTTCCGTTATTGAAGAATCACCTTCAACCTCGTTGCTTCAATTACCAGATACAAAATGTCTCCGTATAGAACCATCTCACCAAGTTTTTAGATGCGAACCGTCGTATGTTAGTTCACCCCGGCACGGCTCTAACATAACTTCCCCTCTAACTAGAATAACGTCCTCCTCGTCTATAGAAAATTCTTCTAGGAATCTCTACTCAAAGTTATTACTTAGTAAAACAAGAACTtcatcaaaagaaaatttaggTGCCCAGATATTACATCGAATTAAAAACGAGATACCCTCAAATCGATTACAATTACTAACAATAAAACCATCAGCACTAGTAAATACTTTATCACCAGGGCAACGAGTATTACAAAAATTCCAGCAGTTAAAAATGGATGATCCTTAA
- the LOC125062720 gene encoding solute carrier family 66 member 3 isoform X2, translating to MTNMDTWKVEVQAFAVDFLNWTIVLTCLFLKVPQIFHLKNKRPSEIKGLSLQAIAMEIVGYSIMALYNFKNKYTLNTYLEYLALLIQEYIMLFYVLRAKGHLANKYTSITAVIYIVSVSAFLIEIIPMETLNYLVPLCLPLSGVAKVTYIVGMIRASNSDAISMETWAMSALTNAGRFFTVFMDSADKHLLLNYSVSVILSSAVLGTAVYYQLQVQTPMIATRRREPSVRRHYHVD from the exons AT gacAAATATGGATACCTGGAAAGTAGAAGTACAAGCTTTTGCtgtggattttttaaattggacCATAGTACTcacatgtttatttttaaaagtgcCACAAATCTTTCACTTAAAGAACAAGCGGCCAAGTGAAATTAAAGGCTTAAGTCTTCAAGCTATTGCAATGGAAATTGTTgg aTACTCTATAATGGCAttgtataactttaaaaataagtacacaTTAAATACTTATCTGGAATACTTAGCTCTACTGATTCAGGAGTATATAATGTTGTTTTATGTACTAAGAGCTAAAGGACATCTGGCTAACAAGTACACATCAATAACTGCTGTCATATATATTGTATCCGTATCTGCATTCTTGATTGAAATAATACCTATGGAGACCCTTAACTATCTTGTT ccaCTATGTTTGCCTTTGAGTGGTGTTGCTAAGGTAACTTACATTGTGGGAATGATCAGGGCTTCAAATTCAGATGCTATATCAATGGAAACTTGGGCTATGTCAGCTTTAACTAATGCTG GTCGCTTTTTCACTGTTTTCATGGATTCCGCGGACAAGCACCTGTTACTTAATTATTCAGTCTCGGTGATATTGAGTAGTGCCGTATTGGGAACAGCGGTCTATTATCAACTGCAGGTGCAAACACCTATGATTGCAACTCGCCGTCGTGAGCCATCTGTGCGTCGTCACTACCACGTCGATTAA
- the LOC125062720 gene encoding solute carrier family 66 member 3 isoform X1, producing the protein MCRSCFRNFNWTNMDTWKVEVQAFAVDFLNWTIVLTCLFLKVPQIFHLKNKRPSEIKGLSLQAIAMEIVGYSIMALYNFKNKYTLNTYLEYLALLIQEYIMLFYVLRAKGHLANKYTSITAVIYIVSVSAFLIEIIPMETLNYLVPLCLPLSGVAKVTYIVGMIRASNSDAISMETWAMSALTNAGRFFTVFMDSADKHLLLNYSVSVILSSAVLGTAVYYQLQVQTPMIATRRREPSVRRHYHVD; encoded by the exons ATGTGTCGTTCGTGTTTCCGAAATTTTAACTG gacAAATATGGATACCTGGAAAGTAGAAGTACAAGCTTTTGCtgtggattttttaaattggacCATAGTACTcacatgtttatttttaaaagtgcCACAAATCTTTCACTTAAAGAACAAGCGGCCAAGTGAAATTAAAGGCTTAAGTCTTCAAGCTATTGCAATGGAAATTGTTgg aTACTCTATAATGGCAttgtataactttaaaaataagtacacaTTAAATACTTATCTGGAATACTTAGCTCTACTGATTCAGGAGTATATAATGTTGTTTTATGTACTAAGAGCTAAAGGACATCTGGCTAACAAGTACACATCAATAACTGCTGTCATATATATTGTATCCGTATCTGCATTCTTGATTGAAATAATACCTATGGAGACCCTTAACTATCTTGTT ccaCTATGTTTGCCTTTGAGTGGTGTTGCTAAGGTAACTTACATTGTGGGAATGATCAGGGCTTCAAATTCAGATGCTATATCAATGGAAACTTGGGCTATGTCAGCTTTAACTAATGCTG GTCGCTTTTTCACTGTTTTCATGGATTCCGCGGACAAGCACCTGTTACTTAATTATTCAGTCTCGGTGATATTGAGTAGTGCCGTATTGGGAACAGCGGTCTATTATCAACTGCAGGTGCAAACACCTATGATTGCAACTCGCCGTCGTGAGCCATCTGTGCGTCGTCACTACCACGTCGATTAA
- the LOC125062888 gene encoding uncharacterized protein LOC125062888 isoform X3: MFSIPKRVVLEILLLFSLANSMDGVQTYATDPNSNHTFSPVTFNNEWPKVWRLLIMLTLASMGTILNGFFLGSFFVERPLRRAGLVYLACIGLTDMIITSVILPTSLVILLAEDWDRVNVCNAVHCLGMSTVYCNSLFYLLTAIEEYLRVCCSKQVYGIITRRSVVITAIAVFLLSFTLASVGVYLDLDYDYCERLHYGNTYYRAISVVMLHLIPCIFTFYYLFTAHLSVCRRAATQLSYRRSHAYSRDSSMTTLNLISYITYFFFWLPYVIISFNVGAASDAQYYNSIWFGHARAAIVTSIYSIIDRSFRRAFAYLFNYCCCKRSLSAQLAPRHRREYGTRVRLLHPNMFMARSAQIRLAGRARAVSHIRETQHL; this comes from the exons ATGTTTTCTATCCCGAAACGTGTTGTCTTGGAAATATTGCTATTATTTT CTTTAGCTAACTCAATGGATGGAGTTCAGACCTACGCCACCGATCCAAACAGCAACCATACGTTTTCACCCGTGACGTTCAATAATGAGTGGCCTAAAGTCTGGCGACTCCTTATTATGCTCACATTGGCTTCAATGGGAACCATTCTTAATGGATTCTTCTTGGGTTCGTTCTTCGTGGAGCGCCCGCTTCGTCGAGCTG GTTTGGTCTATCTTGCGTGTATTGGATTGACTGACATGATAATTACGAGTGTGATTTTGCCTACGTCATTGGTGATTCTTCTGGCGGAAGACTGGGATAGAGTGAATGTTTGCAATGCCGTACATTGTCTTGGAATGTCTACAGTTTACTGCAACTCTCTGTTCTACTTG TTAACTGCCATTGAAGAGTATTTGCGAGTATGTTGCTCCAAACAAGTTTACGGAATCATTACTCGTCGCAGCGTTGTAATCACCGCCATTGCAGTTTTCTTATTGAGCTTTACGTTGGCTTCTGTTGGTGTCTATTTGGATCTTGATTATGACTATTGCGAACGACTACATTATGGAAATACCTATTATAGAGCAATTTCCGTTGTTATGCTTCACCTAATACCTtgcatttttactttttattacctctTTACGGCACATCTTAGCGTTTGTCGACGGGCTGCTACACAACTAAGCTACAGGCGGTCTCATGCATACAGCCGCGACAGTTCAATGACTACACTGAATCTTATATCATAcattacgtatttttttttctggctcccgtatgtaattatttcttttaacgtGGGCGCAGCAAGTGATGCTCAATATTACAATAGCATTTGGTTCGGTCATGCACGTGCTGCTATTGTGACTTCCATTTATTCTATCATTGATCGGAGCTTTAGACGTGCTTTTGCTTATCTTTTTAACTACTGTTGTTGCAAGAGAAGCCTATCAGCTCAACTAGCGCCTCGCCACCGAAGGGAATACGGCACAAGAGTACGTTTATTGCATCCTAACATGTTTATGGCTCGTAGCGCTCAGATACGTCTCGCAGGTCGTGCAAGAGCGGTATCCCACATTCGTGAAACTCAACATTTGTAA
- the LOC125062888 gene encoding uncharacterized protein LOC125062888 isoform X1, translated as MFSIPKRVVLEILLLFSLANSMDGVQTYATDPNSNHTFSPVTFNNEWPKVWRLLIMLTLASMGTILNGFFLGSFFVERPLRRAGLVYLACIGLTDMIITSVILPTSLVILLAEDWDRVNVCNAVHCLGMSTVYCNSLFYLVSIMTESYYWVFLKTEPFPWLQLTAIEEYLRVCCSKQVYGIITRRSVVITAIAVFLLSFTLASVGVYLDLDYDYCERLHYGNTYYRAISVVMLHLIPCIFTFYYLFTAHLSVCRRAATQLSYRRSHAYSRDSSMTTLNLISYITYFFFWLPYVIISFNVGAASDAQYYNSIWFGHARAAIVTSIYSIIDRSFRRAFAYLFNYCCCKRSLSAQLAPRHRREYGTRVRLLHPNMFMARSAQIRLAGRARAVSHIRETQHL; from the exons ATGTTTTCTATCCCGAAACGTGTTGTCTTGGAAATATTGCTATTATTTT CTTTAGCTAACTCAATGGATGGAGTTCAGACCTACGCCACCGATCCAAACAGCAACCATACGTTTTCACCCGTGACGTTCAATAATGAGTGGCCTAAAGTCTGGCGACTCCTTATTATGCTCACATTGGCTTCAATGGGAACCATTCTTAATGGATTCTTCTTGGGTTCGTTCTTCGTGGAGCGCCCGCTTCGTCGAGCTG GTTTGGTCTATCTTGCGTGTATTGGATTGACTGACATGATAATTACGAGTGTGATTTTGCCTACGTCATTGGTGATTCTTCTGGCGGAAGACTGGGATAGAGTGAATGTTTGCAATGCCGTACATTGTCTTGGAATGTCTACAGTTTACTGCAACTCTCTGTTCTACTTGGTAAGTATAATGACGGAAAGCTACTATTGGGTTTTCCTCAAAACTGAACCATTTCCTTGGTTACAGTTAACTGCCATTGAAGAGTATTTGCGAGTATGTTGCTCCAAACAAGTTTACGGAATCATTACTCGTCGCAGCGTTGTAATCACCGCCATTGCAGTTTTCTTATTGAGCTTTACGTTGGCTTCTGTTGGTGTCTATTTGGATCTTGATTATGACTATTGCGAACGACTACATTATGGAAATACCTATTATAGAGCAATTTCCGTTGTTATGCTTCACCTAATACCTtgcatttttactttttattacctctTTACGGCACATCTTAGCGTTTGTCGACGGGCTGCTACACAACTAAGCTACAGGCGGTCTCATGCATACAGCCGCGACAGTTCAATGACTACACTGAATCTTATATCATAcattacgtatttttttttctggctcccgtatgtaattatttcttttaacgtGGGCGCAGCAAGTGATGCTCAATATTACAATAGCATTTGGTTCGGTCATGCACGTGCTGCTATTGTGACTTCCATTTATTCTATCATTGATCGGAGCTTTAGACGTGCTTTTGCTTATCTTTTTAACTACTGTTGTTGCAAGAGAAGCCTATCAGCTCAACTAGCGCCTCGCCACCGAAGGGAATACGGCACAAGAGTACGTTTATTGCATCCTAACATGTTTATGGCTCGTAGCGCTCAGATACGTCTCGCAGGTCGTGCAAGAGCGGTATCCCACATTCGTGAAACTCAACATTTGTAA
- the LOC125062888 gene encoding uncharacterized protein LOC125062888 isoform X2, which yields MDGVQTYATDPNSNHTFSPVTFNNEWPKVWRLLIMLTLASMGTILNGFFLGSFFVERPLRRAGLVYLACIGLTDMIITSVILPTSLVILLAEDWDRVNVCNAVHCLGMSTVYCNSLFYLVSIMTESYYWVFLKTEPFPWLQLTAIEEYLRVCCSKQVYGIITRRSVVITAIAVFLLSFTLASVGVYLDLDYDYCERLHYGNTYYRAISVVMLHLIPCIFTFYYLFTAHLSVCRRAATQLSYRRSHAYSRDSSMTTLNLISYITYFFFWLPYVIISFNVGAASDAQYYNSIWFGHARAAIVTSIYSIIDRSFRRAFAYLFNYCCCKRSLSAQLAPRHRREYGTRVRLLHPNMFMARSAQIRLAGRARAVSHIRETQHL from the exons ATGGATGGAGTTCAGACCTACGCCACCGATCCAAACAGCAACCATACGTTTTCACCCGTGACGTTCAATAATGAGTGGCCTAAAGTCTGGCGACTCCTTATTATGCTCACATTGGCTTCAATGGGAACCATTCTTAATGGATTCTTCTTGGGTTCGTTCTTCGTGGAGCGCCCGCTTCGTCGAGCTG GTTTGGTCTATCTTGCGTGTATTGGATTGACTGACATGATAATTACGAGTGTGATTTTGCCTACGTCATTGGTGATTCTTCTGGCGGAAGACTGGGATAGAGTGAATGTTTGCAATGCCGTACATTGTCTTGGAATGTCTACAGTTTACTGCAACTCTCTGTTCTACTTGGTAAGTATAATGACGGAAAGCTACTATTGGGTTTTCCTCAAAACTGAACCATTTCCTTGGTTACAGTTAACTGCCATTGAAGAGTATTTGCGAGTATGTTGCTCCAAACAAGTTTACGGAATCATTACTCGTCGCAGCGTTGTAATCACCGCCATTGCAGTTTTCTTATTGAGCTTTACGTTGGCTTCTGTTGGTGTCTATTTGGATCTTGATTATGACTATTGCGAACGACTACATTATGGAAATACCTATTATAGAGCAATTTCCGTTGTTATGCTTCACCTAATACCTtgcatttttactttttattacctctTTACGGCACATCTTAGCGTTTGTCGACGGGCTGCTACACAACTAAGCTACAGGCGGTCTCATGCATACAGCCGCGACAGTTCAATGACTACACTGAATCTTATATCATAcattacgtatttttttttctggctcccgtatgtaattatttcttttaacgtGGGCGCAGCAAGTGATGCTCAATATTACAATAGCATTTGGTTCGGTCATGCACGTGCTGCTATTGTGACTTCCATTTATTCTATCATTGATCGGAGCTTTAGACGTGCTTTTGCTTATCTTTTTAACTACTGTTGTTGCAAGAGAAGCCTATCAGCTCAACTAGCGCCTCGCCACCGAAGGGAATACGGCACAAGAGTACGTTTATTGCATCCTAACATGTTTATGGCTCGTAGCGCTCAGATACGTCTCGCAGGTCGTGCAAGAGCGGTATCCCACATTCGTGAAACTCAACATTTGTAA